TGGGAGGTGGCTACCTGCTACTATCCTCCAGAAAGCTGGGAGGGCTTCTACCCTTAACTCTTCAGGTTGGTAGAAGGGTTGATTCTCGCATCAACAGGCTGCATTTTGGGTGGATGAGCTAAAGCCAGCGTCCTTACCCAGGCTTAACGCCATTCCATCCAGAGCGAATACAGCTCAGGCGGGCATCCAACCAATCGGGGCAACGGAAACAAGATGGTAAAATCAAACGCGATGACGAAAAGCTCTCTCCAACAGGCAACAAGATCCGACCCAGAAATGGGGCTTCCGCTGGTTTCAATCGTTACACCTTCATTTAATCAGGCCTCTTTTCTGGAAGAAACTATCCTTTCGGTTTTGGGTCAGGACTATCCCAATCTTGAGTATCTGATCGTCGATGGCGGTTCAACCGACGGTAGCCTGGAAATCATTCGCCGGTATGCCGATCGCCTTGCCTGGTGGGTTTCCGAACCCGACCGCGGCCAAACCGAGGCGATTAACAAAGGTTTTGCCCATGCCAGAGGGGAAATCTTTGCCTGGCTCAATTCCGATGATACGTATCTACCGCAGGCGGTTTCCGAAGCGGTGCAATACCTGCAAACCCATCCTGACGTGGGGTTGGTCTATGGAGATGCCAATTTCATCGATGAACGGGGGCGAGTCCTGGGAAAATTTCCAGCCCGCCAGACGGATTATCGGCGTTTGCGCCAGGGCTATGTACATATTCCCCAACAGGCAGCCTTCTTTCGCGCCGAACTGTGGCATAAGGTTGGTCCGCTAGATGTCTCTTTCTATTTCGCAATGGACTATGATTTGTGGGTGCGAATCGCCCGTCTGGCAAAGATTGTTTATCTACCTCGCCCCTGGGCAAACTTTCGCCTGCATGGCTCGGCCAAGACCATTGCCGCCGACGAGCGTTGCTGGCCCGAGATGTTACGGGTGCACTTTCGGGAAGGCGGTTCACGCTACGCTGTGATCGTGTGGAAGTACTGGCTGCGCAAACTGGCTGCTCCTTATTTACGATGGAAACGCCGGCGGATGCTGCATCGTTTCGCAGAGAAAAACTAACCCCAAAATTGGACTTTGGAAAATACCTGGTATCCTGCTTGTTGAAGTTATGTGAATATTAACATCTTTCATCTAGATCAAGTGATGTTTTGCTTTTCTTGAGTCTTTTGTAGTAAGTCCATTCTTAACATCCAACTCGCTTGATAGCCTATCGATAACATTCTTTTCAAATCACGATGACATAACAAATAAATAACTATTATCGCAATGGAATGGATAAGTATAATCCACATAAAGTTTAGTTTTAGAAGACATAGAAGCAAGTCAAACGGTATGAAAGCGACTAACAAGAAGGCAACGAAAGTTAAGTTCTCTGTATTCGGCTGACGCTGAATTTTCTCAACACTTTTTTGGTATAAATCCCATACCTCTTTTATATTTTTCTCATTTGGTTGAATCTTGGAAAGTACAAGATTTTGTATCACAACCGCGGTATTCACATAAATAATATGCCAGAAACGAAATTTATGCACTATAAATACTAATATGCAACCAAAAAACCCAATGCTTATATAAATAAGTATTTGCATCACGTATGGAAGCTTAGTTATCTTGTTTAAAGAACTCAATAATAATCCAAGGATAACAAAGTAAAAAGCGATGATTTGATCGCGCTTATTATCACTGGTCCGTAAATGATCATTTGCCTCTTGGTAAATATTTATTAGAATGTCATCCATAATATCTGCTCCTCCTTGCTTGTTTGCTTAAGACCTAATTTGAACAGTTATAGATATTCTTGGGAAAAGTGAGCCAATAATTCTCTTAAACACAAAAGGTCGTATCAGTCCAATTCGAAATACGCTAATGATTTTTATGATTTCCTGAGTAAAAAACGGCTTGTTTTTGAAAGTATTTGGGATAATCGCCAAGATTTGCTGCTATAGATAGCATATAACTCTCGGTTCTTCGAGTCTAGCTGTTGGGTTAAGGAACTTAAGTCTTCGGTTAATTGTTTTATTAACTTCTCCTTTTCTTCTGTTCGACTACACAACTGTTCAGCAAAGCGATAATATGCATAACGATGATCGCGAGAACTGTTCAGAATGTTATTTGTCTTCACAGTCGTGGTACCAATGATCTGTCTCCACTCCTCTAGATGTAAACTCATTCTACCCTGATGGATATAGTGCATATATGCATTTTGGGCAACGCGATGTCTTAAATTTTGATTATCTATCAACAATTTCAGTGAGTGGTACCATTCCTCTAGTGTGGAGGCAAGGAGGCCATTCTCTCTATTCGTTATTACTCTCGCATAGGGGTCTAAATTGCTATAGACACCGCCAACTCCCAAAGCACTGTATTCCCAATATTTAATAGAACTCTTACAGCGGTTAAACAAATTATCTACAAGAGGGGCAATAAAAATCTCTACTTTCATTTGGGTCACAAGTTCAGCATGTTGGCGGTAGTCTAGAACTTCTTCCATGTGGTGGAGGTATGTCTGGCTGTTGATGAATTCACTCGGAGCTGAACCCCAAAAGTGAAATTCCAGCTTATTCTGGGTTTCATTTGCGAGTTGCCTGAGCACCGGCAGGATCATATCCAGATCAACACCGTGGGTGAGCCCCCCCATAAAACCAATTCGCACTTTATCATCTTTTGATATGCCCTGTGCATCAGGTGGAATTGAGGGCCAGATCCAATCGGGGGGATAGGACGGCCAAGTTGCAATATCAGGGTTGAATGGCAAAAACAGATCCCTTAGAGTATCAGATGATACAATTACACGATCAGCCTCAATTACAGCTAGTAATATATATTCTAGAGTGGAAGTAAACCATGTCAGGAACGGATGATCTTCCGGCATCGCGATTAACAAATCATCGATTTCATAGATGACCGGTTTGTTCTCTTGTTTCGCAATATCCATGATCCTCCGGTAGTTTTTATACGATGCCGGGAAAGTACGTTGAATTAACACATAGTCAGACTTTTTGATAAAGTCAAAATGGCACTGACCATCCTGACAGCCTCTAAGGATGTTCCACCCTAACTTCTCAGCAGGAGCACGATATCGCTGGTAAGCTAAGGCATGATCCCATGGATCAAAAGAATAAATAACTATAGTCTTGCGGTTATTTCCGCTGTTCAATTGACTGCCTCCAGTTTA
The genomic region above belongs to Anaerolineae bacterium and contains:
- a CDS encoding glycosyl transferase, group 1/2 family protein; this translates as MNSGNNRKTIVIYSFDPWDHALAYQRYRAPAEKLGWNILRGCQDGQCHFDFIKKSDYVLIQRTFPASYKNYRRIMDIAKQENKPVIYEIDDLLIAMPEDHPFLTWFTSTLEYILLAVIEADRVIVSSDTLRDLFLPFNPDIATWPSYPPDWIWPSIPPDAQGISKDDKVRIGFMGGLTHGVDLDMILPVLRQLANETQNKLEFHFWGSAPSEFINSQTYLHHMEEVLDYRQHAELVTQMKVEIFIAPLVDNLFNRCKSSIKYWEYSALGVGGVYSNLDPYARVITNRENGLLASTLEEWYHSLKLLIDNQNLRHRVAQNAYMHYIHQGRMSLHLEEWRQIIGTTTVKTNNILNSSRDHRYAYYRFAEQLCSRTEEKEKLIKQLTEDLSSLTQQLDSKNRELYAIYSSKSWRLSQILSKTSRFLLRKS
- a CDS encoding Glycosyl transferase, family 2; its protein translation is MTKSSLQQATRSDPEMGLPLVSIVTPSFNQASFLEETILSVLGQDYPNLEYLIVDGGSTDGSLEIIRRYADRLAWWVSEPDRGQTEAINKGFAHARGEIFAWLNSDDTYLPQAVSEAVQYLQTHPDVGLVYGDANFIDERGRVLGKFPARQTDYRRLRQGYVHIPQQAAFFRAELWHKVGPLDVSFYFAMDYDLWVRIARLAKIVYLPRPWANFRLHGSAKTIAADERCWPEMLRVHFREGGSRYAVIVWKYWLRKLAAPYLRWKRRRMLHRFAEKN